A part of Primulina eburnea isolate SZY01 chromosome 10, ASM2296580v1, whole genome shotgun sequence genomic DNA contains:
- the LOC140842571 gene encoding uncharacterized protein: MLKFRTFRAEIKMANSILKSHILCSKNLPDFPWPRHRDSNASLCHRRFPHLRALVRRLHLYLLPLSLSVPRPFLLPPAPFLPMFRSRLPPLVCPMSASVNFSQDKDAPAADSNAKTVRVVIKGRVQGVFYRNWTINNANELGLKGWVRNMRDGSVEALFSGNPDKVEEMEQRCRRGPPDAMVTGLQVFPSTEDPGTSFQRSLKQVEISMTAALIDVSSPNSRSRLSY; this comes from the exons ATGCTCAAGTTCAGAACCTTTCGAGCTGAAATAAAGATGGCGAACTCAATCTTGAAATCCCATATTCTCTGCTCGAAGAATCTTCCAGACTTCCCATGGCCGCGCCACCGTGACAGTAATGCTAGTCTCTGCCACAGACGATTCCCCCACCTTCGCGCTCTTGTACGCCGTCTTCATCTTTATCTTCTTCCTCTTTCTCTATCGGTTCCTCGCCCTTTTCTTCTTCCTCCTGCTCCTTTTCTTCCTATGTTCCGAAGTCGTTTACCTCCTCTCGTCTGTCCTATGTCCGCCTCCGTGAACTTCTCCCAGGATAAGGATGCACCCGCCGCCGACTCAAATGCTAAAACT GTAAGAGTGGTGATAAAGGGGAGGGTTCAGGGTGTATTCTACAGAAATTGGACAATTAACAATGCCAATGAATTGGGGCTCAAGGGTTGGGTTCGGAACATGAGAGATGGCTCTGTGGAAGCCCTGTTTTCTGGGAACCCCGATAAAGTTGAGGAGATGGAGCAACGTTGCCGGAGGGGTCCACCAGATGCCATGGTCACCGGTCTCCAGGTCTTCCCAAGTACTGAGGATCCCGGAACCTCGTTTCAGC GTTCTCTCAAGCAGGTCGAGATTTCCATGACAGCGGCATTGATAGATGTGTCCTCTCCCAACTCAAGATCAAGACTATCTTACTAA